The following coding sequences lie in one Rutidosis leptorrhynchoides isolate AG116_Rl617_1_P2 chromosome 6, CSIRO_AGI_Rlap_v1, whole genome shotgun sequence genomic window:
- the LOC139854417 gene encoding uncharacterized protein, whose product MKPNGVSAAVEEDEPSWMTPIVEFLNTGTLPIDSTEIRKIKMKAPMYLLDKGILYRKSFLGPHLRCLNPTQAESIIREVHEGMCALHPGHKTVASKIMWLEYYWPSMYRDVMEVRRKCNLFSDWCQELNIKQTFTSVAHPQANGQCEVTNRDIVLGMKARLGLCRSGWIDELPNVLWAHCTTPKGATNETPFSLVYESEAVIPVEINVPTMRILSFDESSNSEELCENLNLVEERREMAAIKEAINKQRIESYYNKCVQPLSFQLDDLVWRKNEASRAEDTGKLGPKWEGSYM is encoded by the exons ATGGTGTATCCGCCGCAGTTGAAGAAGATGAGCCAAGTTGGATGACACCGATAGTGGAATTCTTGAACACTGGTACATTGCCAATAGATTCAACAGAGATAAGAAAGATTAAAATGAAAGCACCGATGTATTTGCTAGACAAAGGCATTCTATACAGAAAGTCATTTTTGGGACCTCATTTGCGGTGTCTTAATCCAACTCAAGCAGAGTCAATCATACGGGAAGTGCATGAGGGAATGTGCGCTTTGCACCCAGGGCACAAAACAGTTGCGTCTAAAATAATGTGGCTCGAATACTATTGGCCGTCAATGTACAGAGATGTCATGGAGGTAAGACGCAAAT GTAACCTATTCAGCGATTGGTGCCAAGAACTTAATATAAAACAAACATTTACATCAGTCGCGCACCCTCAGGCAAATGGCCAATGTGAAGTAACAAATAGAGATATCGTGCTAGGTATGAAAGCAAGACTTGGGTTGTGTCGAAGCGGTTGGATAGATGAGCTACCAAACGTGTTGTGGGCACACTGCACAACCCCAAAGGGTGCAACCAATGAAACACCTTTCAGTTTGGTGTACGAGTCCGAGGCAGTAATACCTGTGGAAATAAATGTGCCAACCATGCGCATATTAtccttcgatgaaagtagcaaCAGCGAAGAACTATGTGAAAATCTAAATTTAGTTGAAGAGCGCAGGGAAATGGCGGccataaaagaagcaatcaacaagcAAAGAATAGAAAGCTACTATAATAAATGCgtacaaccattatctttccaGCTGGATGATTTGGTGTGGCGAAAGAATGAAGCAAGCAGAGCGGAGGATACGGGTAAGCTTGGACCAAAATGGGAAGGATCatatatgtga